The following nucleotide sequence is from Banduia mediterranea.
GTGCGCTCACCAGCTCCGCCAGCCGCCGGGTGTACCGGGCGCCGGCTTCGACGAAGTCCAGACGCTCCACGCGCCGGTCGCGGGCGCCGATGACAATCTCCAGGTACTCAATGTCCAGCGCCACCCGACGGCCGAACATCGGCACGTCCCACACCCGCCGATGCCGCCAGCGATTCGGTCGACCTCGATGGCCCGTCAC
It contains:
- a CDS encoding transposase family protein encodes the protein MFGRRVALDIEYLEIVIGARDRRVERLDFVEAGARYTRRLAELVSALCRHLPISAVSRWTGLAWRTVKDMDRAHLKATLPVLHPRDI